A single Chlamydia suis DNA region contains:
- a CDS encoding bifunctional 3-dehydroquinate dehydratase/shikimate dehydrogenase, with the protein MLCTVISGPSFIEAKNQLLRSLPKCRCFEIRADLLSLSYSELKKLIALAPISILTWKKPPSCSQKLWIKNIESLAQLHPDYLDLDKDFPENAILRIRHLHPEIKLIRSLHTNDSDRIDITQLYTQMRSSSVDYYKLAVSPSSTIDLLHICYQKFSLPKKTTVLCLGKIGQPSRILSPILQNPFTYAISPGASPVAPGQLSLKHHYFYNYKNLSPHSPICALIGDTSRSIGHLTHNPLFSKLGIPCPYIKLPLTLQELPKFFSSIRTLPFLGISVTSPLKTAVVPFLDKQDPSVQASGSCNTLVIRQGEIIGHDTDGEGLFSVLTHHNIPLNNQRVAILGAGGAARSIAARLSKTNCELFIFNRTTTHAEALASRYQATACNLKDLPQYPFSLIINCLPPSATIPLVLAPVIVDINTLPKHNAFTRHARSKGCSIIYGHEMFTQQALLQFRLWFPTHSFKHLETTFARRAAVLASLFSIAS; encoded by the coding sequence ATGCTGTGCACGGTCATTAGCGGGCCCTCTTTTATTGAGGCTAAAAATCAGCTATTACGCTCCTTACCAAAATGCCGCTGCTTTGAGATACGTGCGGACCTTCTTTCTCTATCCTACTCCGAATTAAAAAAGCTGATTGCCCTCGCACCAATTTCCATCCTTACGTGGAAAAAACCTCCTTCTTGCTCACAAAAACTTTGGATAAAAAATATAGAGTCTTTAGCTCAACTTCATCCCGACTATTTGGATTTAGATAAAGATTTTCCTGAGAACGCTATCTTACGCATTCGTCATCTTCATCCTGAGATTAAACTCATCCGTTCTTTGCATACCAATGACAGTGATCGCATTGATATCACCCAATTATATACCCAGATGCGATCTTCTTCTGTCGATTACTATAAATTAGCAGTTTCTCCTTCTTCCACTATCGATTTACTGCATATCTGCTACCAAAAATTCTCTCTTCCAAAGAAAACTACCGTACTTTGCTTAGGAAAAATTGGGCAGCCCTCGCGCATACTTTCTCCTATTTTGCAAAATCCCTTTACTTATGCAATCAGCCCTGGAGCCTCTCCTGTAGCCCCTGGGCAGCTTTCCCTCAAACATCACTATTTCTATAATTACAAAAATCTTTCTCCTCATTCTCCTATCTGCGCTCTTATAGGAGACACGTCGAGAAGCATCGGCCATCTCACCCATAATCCTTTGTTCTCTAAACTCGGCATCCCTTGTCCCTATATTAAACTTCCTCTAACCCTTCAGGAACTTCCGAAATTTTTTTCGTCCATTCGCACACTTCCTTTTTTAGGAATCAGCGTAACCTCTCCTCTAAAAACGGCTGTCGTACCATTTCTTGACAAACAAGATCCTTCCGTACAGGCCTCGGGATCTTGCAATACTCTTGTCATCCGACAAGGAGAAATTATTGGACACGATACTGACGGTGAGGGGCTTTTTTCTGTCCTAACTCACCATAACATTCCCCTAAACAACCAACGAGTGGCTATTTTAGGTGCCGGAGGGGCTGCTCGATCTATCGCAGCCCGATTAAGCAAAACAAATTGTGAGCTTTTTATTTTTAATAGAACAACGACTCATGCTGAAGCGCTTGCTTCTCGTTACCAAGCAACAGCTTGTAATCTGAAAGATCTGCCACAATACCCCTTTTCTCTAATTATCAATTGTCTCCCCCCTTCCGCGACAATTCCTCTGGTTCTAGCCCCTGTCATCGTAGATATCAACACTCTACCTAAACACAACGCATTTACAAGGCATGCTCGTTCTAAAGGATGTTCTATTATTTATGGTCATGAAATGTTCACACAACAAGCTCTTTTACAATTCCGATTATGGTTTCCTACCCACTCTTTCAAGCATCTAGAAACAACTTTTGCTCGTAGAGCTGCCGTTCTAGCCTCTCTTTTTTCCATCGCTTCATAA
- a CDS encoding DUF2608 domain-containing protein — translation MRFWLVLVFLCFSQTSEASQRIVTVKTIHEVASDILYDETDYWLIFDVDDVLFEGAEALSHSLWFERSIQGMRTLGTSEQEAWETLYPEWLAIQRQGSIRQIEAAIPLLITKVQKLGKTVFAYSERKLCAQDITMEQLASLNLSFEKALLPNTKLPPTISFTKGVLFGSEIHKGPALQLFLDAQTALPKRIIYIDNEKYNVLRIGEVCKQKNISYLGIVYTAAKYLPPIYLPDIAKVQYTFRQKLISNEAAALLLRHRLDK, via the coding sequence ATGCGTTTTTGGCTTGTTTTGGTTTTTCTCTGCTTTTCCCAGACTTCTGAAGCTTCGCAGCGCATTGTTACTGTAAAAACCATACACGAAGTCGCTTCGGACATTCTCTACGACGAGACAGATTATTGGCTCATTTTTGATGTTGATGATGTTCTATTTGAAGGAGCTGAAGCTCTCAGCCACTCATTGTGGTTTGAGCGTTCCATCCAGGGCATGCGCACATTGGGAACCTCGGAACAAGAGGCTTGGGAAACTTTGTACCCTGAATGGCTAGCCATTCAACGCCAAGGATCTATCCGACAAATAGAAGCAGCTATTCCTTTATTAATCACCAAAGTACAGAAGCTAGGTAAAACAGTTTTTGCCTATTCGGAGCGCAAACTCTGTGCTCAAGATATCACAATGGAACAACTAGCCTCTCTCAATCTTTCCTTTGAAAAGGCTCTTCTTCCCAACACAAAACTCCCTCCCACTATCAGCTTCACAAAAGGCGTTCTTTTCGGATCAGAAATTCATAAAGGACCGGCATTACAGCTATTTTTAGATGCGCAAACAGCTTTACCAAAAAGAATCATCTATATCGATAATGAAAAGTATAATGTTTTACGTATTGGCGAGGTGTGTAAACAGAAAAACATCTCTTACTTAGGCATCGTTTACACGGCTGCTAAATACCTTCCTCCTATCTATCTTCCCGATATTGCCAAAGTACAATACACATTTCGTCAAAAGCTCATAAGCAACGAAGCTGCGGCTCTTTTATTACGCCATCGGCTCGATAAATAA
- a CDS encoding pyruvoyl-dependent arginine decarboxylase, whose product MPYGTRYPTLAFHTGGVGESDDGMPPQPFETFCYDSALLQAKIENFNIVPYTSVLPKELFGNILPVDQCTKFFKHGAVLEVIMAGRGAAVAEGTQAIATGIGICWGKDKNGELIGGWAAEYIEFFPTWIDDEIAASHAQMWLKKSLQHELDLRSVSKHSEFQYFHNYINIRKKFGFCLTALGFLNFENAAPAVIQ is encoded by the coding sequence ATGCCTTATGGAACTCGTTATCCCACATTAGCTTTTCATACAGGAGGCGTTGGAGAATCCGATGACGGAATGCCTCCCCAACCTTTTGAAACTTTCTGTTATGATTCGGCCTTGCTGCAAGCAAAAATCGAAAATTTCAATATTGTTCCTTATACATCTGTTTTGCCCAAAGAGTTATTTGGCAATATCCTTCCTGTCGATCAATGTACCAAATTTTTTAAACACGGGGCTGTATTAGAAGTCATTATGGCAGGTAGAGGTGCTGCTGTAGCAGAAGGCACTCAGGCCATCGCAACGGGGATAGGCATCTGTTGGGGGAAAGACAAAAATGGAGAGCTTATAGGAGGCTGGGCTGCAGAATACATCGAGTTTTTCCCTACCTGGATCGACGATGAAATTGCGGCATCTCATGCCCAAATGTGGTTAAAGAAATCTCTTCAACACGAACTTGATCTTCGTTCTGTAAGCAAACATAGTGAATTTCAATATTTCCATAACTACATCAATATCAGAAAGAAATTCGGATTTTGCTTAACGGCGCTTGGTTTCTTAAATTTCGAAAATGCAGCTCCTGCTGTTATTCAATAA
- a CDS encoding amino acid permease, whose amino-acid sequence MFVKKRSSAGILGTLSLTGVVISSMIGGGIYSLPQNMAASASAGAVILAWVLSGIGIFFIANTFKTLSLVRPDLKTGIYTYSREGFGPYIGFTIAWGYWLCQIFGNVGYAVITMDALNYFFPPYFEGGNTLLAILLGSILIWVFNAIVLRGIRQAASVNVIGVAFTLIPLLIFILITALFFKFSVFKTDFLGTAPQHSLGSIGSQLKSTMLVTLWAFIGIEGAVVMSGRATDPSSVGKATILGFSGCLFIYVLLSLLPFGSLYQYQLAKIADPSTAGVLKILVGKWGEVLMNTGLLIAVLTSWLSWTILAAEIPYAAAKNGTFPTCFAQENAKHSPSFSLFITSGLMQITMLLVYFSSNAWHTMLEITGVMVLPAYLTSAIFLVKLSLSKKYPTRAPIKARVALFTGLLGALYSLWLIYAAGLQHLFMVAVLLSLGIPFYIDSGMRHGQEKTFLNRQEVLKITTVALIALLAICLYFAKKNHL is encoded by the coding sequence ATGTTTGTGAAAAAACGGTCTTCCGCAGGAATTTTGGGGACATTATCGCTTACTGGAGTAGTAATTAGCTCCATGATCGGAGGAGGAATTTATAGTCTTCCTCAAAACATGGCAGCCTCAGCAAGCGCTGGGGCCGTTATCCTTGCCTGGGTTCTCTCCGGAATAGGAATTTTTTTTATCGCAAATACCTTTAAAACGCTTTCTCTTGTACGCCCCGATTTGAAGACCGGCATCTATACCTACAGTAGAGAAGGTTTTGGTCCTTATATTGGATTTACAATAGCTTGGGGTTACTGGCTTTGCCAAATTTTTGGGAATGTCGGCTATGCCGTAATTACCATGGATGCTCTCAACTATTTTTTCCCTCCCTATTTCGAAGGAGGGAATACTTTACTAGCGATTCTACTAGGTTCTATACTCATTTGGGTGTTCAATGCCATAGTCTTACGCGGCATTCGTCAAGCAGCTTCTGTCAACGTGATCGGTGTAGCATTCACTCTAATCCCTCTTCTTATTTTCATTCTCATTACTGCTCTATTCTTTAAATTCTCTGTCTTCAAAACAGATTTTTTGGGAACAGCTCCACAACATTCTCTAGGATCTATTGGATCTCAACTAAAGAGCACTATGCTAGTCACTCTTTGGGCCTTTATCGGAATTGAAGGAGCCGTGGTCATGTCTGGAAGAGCTACAGATCCCTCTTCTGTTGGAAAGGCTACCATCTTGGGGTTCTCTGGATGCTTGTTTATTTACGTTCTCCTTTCTTTACTTCCTTTCGGATCCCTATACCAGTATCAATTAGCTAAAATTGCCGACCCTTCTACAGCCGGAGTCTTGAAAATTTTAGTCGGGAAATGGGGAGAGGTTCTTATGAATACAGGACTTCTAATTGCCGTTTTAACAAGCTGGTTATCCTGGACTATTCTCGCAGCAGAAATTCCTTATGCCGCCGCGAAAAATGGAACCTTTCCGACTTGTTTTGCTCAAGAAAATGCCAAGCACTCGCCCTCTTTCTCTTTATTCATCACAAGTGGATTAATGCAAATCACCATGCTTCTCGTGTATTTTTCTTCCAATGCTTGGCATACCATGTTGGAAATTACTGGAGTTATGGTTCTTCCTGCTTACTTAACGAGTGCTATTTTTCTTGTTAAACTCAGTCTTAGCAAGAAATACCCTACACGAGCGCCTATTAAGGCCCGTGTTGCTTTATTCACAGGACTATTAGGAGCGCTGTACTCTTTATGGCTAATCTATGCAGCTGGATTACAGCATCTTTTTATGGTTGCTGTTCTCCTTTCTTTAGGAATTCCTTTTTACATAGACTCGGGAATGAGGCATGGGCAAGAAAAGACCTTCCTGAATCGTCAAGAAGTACTAAAAATAACAACAGTAGCGCTTATTGCTCTGCTCGCTATATGTTTATATTTTGCAAAAAAAAATCATTTATAA
- a CDS encoding NAD(P)/FAD-dependent oxidoreductase encodes MHIAVLGAGYAGLSVTWHLLLYTQGRVSVDLFDPAPIGTGASGLSSGLLHGFTGKKAIKPPLADLGITTTHSLITKASLSIGEPIVMSSGILRPATSQEQAAIFMQRAQEFPDEAEWWDKARCEISVPGMVIPEELGALYIKRGVTINNEKYIEGLWNACASLGTQYYDELIDDLSAIAEFYDHIIVTPGANADILPELKHLPLSKVKGQLVEIAWPAEIPMPPFSINGSKYMVADTERNTCILGATFEHNQPDATPNAQVAYQEIMPPILALFPGLKDAQVLNYYAGMRSSSPTHLPMISRVQEKLWYLGGLGSKGLLYHGLLGDMLAQALLRDSTAYIAKEFLYTPETS; translated from the coding sequence ATGCACATAGCTGTTTTGGGAGCAGGATACGCGGGATTATCCGTAACCTGGCATCTTCTCCTTTATACACAAGGAAGGGTTAGCGTGGATCTCTTTGACCCTGCGCCGATAGGAACCGGGGCTTCTGGACTCTCTTCCGGACTTCTTCACGGTTTTACGGGAAAGAAAGCAATTAAACCCCCGCTAGCAGACCTTGGGATTACCACCACCCATTCTCTGATTACCAAGGCTAGTCTTTCCATAGGAGAACCTATCGTTATGTCTAGCGGCATTCTTCGTCCCGCTACTTCCCAAGAGCAGGCGGCTATTTTTATGCAAAGAGCACAAGAATTTCCAGACGAGGCCGAGTGGTGGGATAAAGCTCGTTGCGAAATCTCTGTTCCTGGAATGGTGATTCCAGAAGAACTTGGAGCTCTGTATATTAAACGCGGCGTAACCATCAATAACGAGAAATACATTGAAGGTTTATGGAATGCCTGCGCTAGCCTCGGGACACAGTATTACGATGAGCTAATCGATGATCTTTCTGCAATTGCCGAATTTTATGATCACATTATTGTCACCCCTGGAGCCAATGCGGATATTCTTCCAGAGCTCAAGCATCTCCCCCTATCTAAAGTGAAGGGGCAGCTTGTGGAAATTGCTTGGCCTGCAGAAATCCCTATGCCGCCGTTTAGCATCAATGGGTCCAAATACATGGTTGCTGATACAGAAAGAAATACTTGTATACTAGGCGCAACTTTCGAACACAACCAACCGGATGCCACTCCAAACGCTCAGGTTGCTTACCAAGAAATTATGCCGCCTATCTTAGCCCTTTTCCCTGGGCTTAAGGATGCTCAGGTTCTCAATTATTATGCCGGTATGCGATCATCAAGCCCTACCCATCTTCCTATGATTAGCCGTGTCCAAGAAAAATTATGGTATCTTGGGGGACTAGGATCTAAAGGCCTTTTGTATCACGGGCTTTTAGGAGATATGCTGGCCCAGGCTTTACTGCGAGACTCTACAGCGTACATCGCTAAAGAGTTCCTGTATACCCCAGAGACCTCTTAA
- a CDS encoding malate dehydrogenase, with product MFSRTVSVAVTGGTGQIAYSFLFALAHGDVFGPTCGIDLRIYDIPGTERALSGVRMELDDGAFPLLQRVQVTTSLHDAFDGIDTAFLIGSVPRGPGMERRDLLKKNGEIFATQGKVLNTAAKRDAKIFVVGNPVNTNCWIAMSHAPRLLRKNFHAMLRLDQNRMHSMLAHRAEVPLSAVSQIVVWGNHSAKQVPDFTQALIHGRPIAETIADRDWLENIMIPSVQSRGSAVIEARGKSSAASAARALSEAARSIYQPKEGEWFSSGVCSDHNPYGLPEDIIFGFPCRMLETGEYEIVPGLPWDSFIQGKMQISLDEILQEKASVSL from the coding sequence ATGTTTTCTCGAACAGTGAGTGTAGCGGTAACAGGAGGAACAGGGCAAATCGCCTACAGCTTTTTATTTGCTTTGGCTCACGGGGATGTTTTCGGACCCACTTGCGGAATAGATCTGCGTATTTATGATATTCCTGGGACAGAAAGGGCTTTATCGGGAGTGCGCATGGAATTGGATGATGGGGCCTTTCCTTTATTGCAGCGAGTGCAGGTGACAACCTCTTTGCACGATGCTTTTGATGGGATTGACACAGCCTTCCTTATAGGGTCTGTTCCTAGAGGCCCTGGGATGGAAAGAAGAGATCTACTGAAGAAAAATGGCGAGATTTTTGCTACTCAGGGGAAAGTATTGAACACAGCGGCTAAACGCGACGCAAAAATTTTTGTTGTTGGAAACCCTGTGAATACGAATTGCTGGATAGCAATGAGTCACGCGCCTCGCTTATTAAGAAAAAATTTTCATGCCATGCTACGCTTAGATCAAAATCGTATGCATAGTATGTTAGCACATAGGGCTGAGGTGCCCTTATCTGCGGTATCGCAGATTGTTGTTTGGGGGAATCATTCCGCCAAGCAGGTGCCAGATTTTACACAAGCATTGATTCATGGGCGTCCTATCGCGGAAACGATAGCAGATCGGGATTGGTTAGAGAATATTATGATCCCCTCTGTGCAGAGCCGTGGTAGTGCTGTGATAGAAGCAAGAGGGAAGTCTTCTGCGGCTTCTGCAGCTCGAGCTCTGTCAGAGGCCGCTCGCTCTATATATCAACCAAAAGAGGGGGAATGGTTTTCCTCTGGAGTGTGCTCGGATCACAATCCTTATGGATTGCCGGAGGATATCATCTTTGGATTCCCTTGCCGGATGTTGGAGACTGGAGAGTACGAGATCGTTCCAGGGCTTCCTTGGGACTCCTTTATTCAGGGAAAAATGCAAATTTCTTTAGACGAAATTCTCCAAGAGAAGGCTAGTGTCTCTCTGTAA
- the ltuA gene encoding protein LtuA (LtuA (late transcription unit A protein) is found exclusively in the genus Chlamydia.), whose product MFFIRARFIGFLDVHGYLAAKKGQQVMRSGSSMWVGAQGPVFYKVF is encoded by the coding sequence ATGTTTTTTATTCGCGCACGGTTCATTGGCTTTTTAGATGTCCACGGCTATTTGGCTGCTAAGAAAGGGCAGCAAGTTATGCGGTCTGGGTCGAGCATGTGGGTAGGAGCTCAGGGACCTGTCTTTTATAAGGTTTTCTAG
- a CDS encoding glucose-6-phosphate isomerase: MMGTGFLDCESLEVLQELASHPIDLTLPETLSQERIQRYALSAEGFTYSYATERVDERSLCALNGLAEERELVKQMERMQQGSVMNYIEGVQSESRAVLHTATRAWVRDHNLQGEAASIADYSEQEAHRLAEFLYTARSRFSTLVQIGIGGSELGPKAMYFAMQGCCPSDKQIFFVSNVDPDNAAEVLQKIDLEQTLVVVVSKSGTTLEPAVNEELFRRAYQDRGLATVEHFVAVTAQGSPMDDHSRYLEVFHLWDSIGGRFSATSMVGGVVIGFAFGFEAFLEFLQGAASMDVHALTPVMEKNLPLLSAMIGIWNRNLLGYPTTAVIPYATGLKYFPAHLQQCGMESNGKSISIQGKELLFKTTPIIWGDVGTNCQHSFFQSLHQGTDVVPVEFIGFLQNQRGLDCMLSGSSSSQKLFANLIAQSLALAQGRDNANPNKKFRGNRPSSILVAQQLSPRIAGGLLAYYEHKFAFQGFCWGINSFDQEGVSLGKELATQIMGIMSGTAPLEFPEAREMLRIFNAL; the protein is encoded by the coding sequence TTGATGGGTACAGGTTTTTTAGATTGTGAGTCATTAGAGGTTTTGCAAGAGCTAGCCTCGCATCCGATTGATTTGACTTTGCCAGAGACTTTGTCGCAGGAGCGGATTCAACGGTATGCTTTATCTGCGGAAGGGTTTACCTACAGTTATGCTACGGAGCGTGTGGATGAGCGTAGTCTCTGTGCTTTAAATGGGCTCGCTGAAGAAAGAGAGCTAGTCAAGCAGATGGAACGTATGCAACAAGGCTCTGTTATGAACTATATTGAGGGGGTTCAGAGTGAGTCCCGCGCCGTATTGCATACAGCAACGCGAGCATGGGTTCGCGACCATAATCTTCAAGGAGAAGCCGCATCTATAGCAGATTATTCTGAACAAGAAGCACATCGTCTTGCAGAATTTTTGTATACAGCCCGTTCTAGGTTTTCTACGCTTGTGCAGATAGGTATTGGTGGATCCGAGTTAGGACCTAAAGCCATGTACTTTGCTATGCAAGGCTGTTGTCCATCGGATAAACAGATCTTTTTTGTCTCGAATGTAGATCCAGATAATGCTGCAGAAGTATTACAGAAGATCGATTTAGAGCAGACGCTTGTTGTTGTAGTATCTAAGTCCGGGACGACTTTAGAACCCGCGGTAAACGAAGAATTATTTAGGCGAGCTTATCAAGATAGGGGGCTTGCTACGGTAGAGCACTTTGTAGCAGTAACGGCTCAAGGGAGTCCCATGGATGACCATAGCCGTTACTTGGAAGTTTTCCATCTTTGGGATAGTATTGGTGGAAGATTTTCTGCGACTTCTATGGTTGGCGGGGTTGTGATAGGCTTCGCCTTTGGTTTTGAAGCCTTTTTGGAGTTCCTACAAGGAGCAGCCTCTATGGATGTTCACGCGCTGACTCCTGTTATGGAAAAGAATCTCCCCCTTTTATCCGCTATGATTGGTATTTGGAATCGCAATCTGTTGGGGTATCCTACAACAGCAGTTATTCCTTATGCAACGGGATTAAAATATTTCCCTGCGCATCTACAACAGTGCGGAATGGAATCCAATGGAAAAAGCATTTCTATACAAGGGAAAGAGCTTCTTTTCAAAACAACCCCGATCATTTGGGGGGATGTGGGGACGAATTGTCAGCACTCTTTTTTCCAAAGTCTGCATCAGGGAACAGATGTTGTCCCCGTAGAATTTATTGGATTTTTACAAAACCAGCGGGGTCTTGACTGTATGTTATCTGGGAGTTCTTCCTCTCAGAAACTGTTTGCTAACCTTATTGCGCAGTCATTAGCTTTGGCCCAAGGGAGAGATAATGCAAATCCGAATAAAAAGTTTAGGGGGAATAGACCTTCTTCGATCCTAGTAGCACAGCAACTTTCTCCTCGTATTGCTGGAGGGTTATTGGCTTATTATGAACATAAGTTCGCCTTTCAAGGTTTTTGTTGGGGGATAAATTCTTTTGATCAGGAGGGAGTTTCCCTGGGTAAAGAATTGGCGACTCAAATTATGGGGATCATGTCTGGAACAGCTCCGCTAGAATTTCCTGAAGCGAGAGAAATGTTAAGGATTTTTAACGCATTGTGA
- the hflX gene encoding GTPase HflX, with protein MKKNNQKEKKERQSAIGWRFSLPREEQDPAQALAVCCYANRAEQERAPEYVEELISLANSCDLSVLETCTWLLRSPSSSFYLNEGKIEEIERILEEFPTIGTLLIDEEISPSQQRNLERRLRVVVLDRTELILEIFASRALTAEAGLQVELAQARYLLPRLKRMWGHLSRQKSGGSGSGFVKGEGEKQIELDRRIVRERIHKLSRDLKDVERQRKERRKAKKRSQIPTFALIGYTNSGKSTLLNLLTSAETYAENKLFATLDPKTRRCVLPCGQRVLLTDTVGFIRKLPHTLVAAFKSTLEAALHEDILLHVIEASHPLALEHVETTKTILRELGIEQPRVITVLNKLDMVTDKGVVSKLRLMSPNPVCVSAKTGEGIRDLLQAMADMVQEEYPQVTLHLPYKEYGLFTELCDAGLVISHHYENDLLIVKAFLPNSLHKRYAEHVVE; from the coding sequence ATGAAAAAGAATAATCAGAAGGAGAAAAAAGAGAGACAAAGTGCTATCGGTTGGAGATTTTCTCTTCCCCGGGAGGAACAAGATCCTGCGCAGGCTTTAGCTGTTTGCTGTTATGCAAATCGTGCAGAGCAAGAGCGAGCTCCGGAGTATGTTGAAGAGCTGATTTCTCTTGCAAACTCTTGTGATCTGAGTGTTCTAGAGACTTGTACATGGCTTTTGCGATCCCCCTCTTCATCTTTTTATCTGAATGAGGGAAAGATAGAGGAAATAGAACGGATTTTAGAAGAGTTTCCAACAATTGGGACTTTACTAATTGATGAAGAGATCTCTCCCTCTCAACAACGGAACTTGGAAAGACGGTTACGTGTTGTAGTATTAGATCGCACAGAGTTAATTTTAGAGATTTTCGCTAGCCGAGCGCTTACGGCCGAAGCAGGATTGCAAGTAGAGCTTGCGCAAGCACGTTATTTGTTGCCTCGATTGAAGCGTATGTGGGGGCATCTGTCTAGACAGAAATCTGGAGGAAGTGGTAGCGGGTTTGTTAAGGGAGAAGGGGAGAAACAAATTGAATTAGACCGAAGAATTGTTCGGGAAAGGATTCATAAGCTTTCCAGAGATTTAAAAGATGTAGAACGACAGAGAAAAGAGCGTCGTAAAGCCAAAAAACGGAGCCAGATTCCGACTTTTGCATTGATTGGATATACAAATTCTGGGAAAAGTACCCTCTTAAATCTACTGACTTCAGCAGAGACTTATGCGGAGAATAAGCTATTTGCTACATTGGATCCTAAAACGCGACGTTGTGTTTTGCCTTGTGGTCAAAGAGTATTGTTGACCGATACTGTAGGATTTATTCGTAAGCTTCCACACACTTTGGTAGCAGCATTTAAAAGTACTTTAGAGGCCGCCTTGCACGAGGATATTTTGCTGCATGTTATTGAAGCTTCTCATCCGCTGGCGTTGGAACATGTCGAAACCACAAAAACGATCTTGCGAGAACTCGGGATTGAGCAGCCCCGTGTCATTACTGTGTTGAATAAACTAGATATGGTTACAGATAAGGGAGTTGTTTCTAAATTGCGACTTATGTCTCCTAATCCTGTGTGTGTGTCTGCAAAAACAGGGGAGGGAATACGAGATTTGCTGCAAGCTATGGCAGATATGGTACAAGAAGAGTATCCCCAGGTCACCTTGCATCTCCCTTACAAAGAATATGGGTTATTTACAGAATTATGTGATGCAGGATTGGTGATCTCTCATCATTACGAAAATGATTTGCTCATAGTTAAAGCATTTTTGCCAAATAGCCTACATAAAAGATACGCGGAGCATGTGGTAGAGTGA
- a CDS encoding MBL fold metallo-hydrolase, with amino-acid sequence MEATSSSGKVVFLGTGDPEGTPVPFCSCEVCSKGAVSRLRSSVLVQSQGKNLIIDTGPDLRTQLLKYKIQQLDGVFLTHPHYDHIGGIDDLRSWYIAHLKQVPIVLSAFTYNYLCETRKHLIRQASLDASLAASLRFTILNEPCGEYEFLGVPFTYVSYFQKNCQVTGYRFGNLAYLTDMSHYDDQILDYLKGVETVVLSTSLGVLPKAFGSRSPSHLTLEQADHLVEKIGASRLVITHVSHYLHKVLEQDSARECAYDGMELLWE; translated from the coding sequence ATGGAAGCAACATCTTCTTCTGGGAAGGTTGTTTTTTTGGGCACAGGAGATCCGGAGGGGACTCCTGTGCCATTTTGTTCTTGTGAGGTATGTTCGAAGGGGGCTGTGAGTCGTCTGCGTTCCTCCGTGTTGGTACAAAGTCAGGGAAAAAATTTGATTATTGATACAGGCCCGGATCTTAGAACTCAGTTATTGAAATATAAGATTCAGCAATTAGATGGGGTATTCCTTACCCACCCCCATTATGATCATATTGGAGGGATAGACGATCTGCGTTCTTGGTATATTGCCCATCTTAAACAAGTTCCTATTGTTCTTTCTGCGTTCACATACAATTATTTGTGTGAAACTAGAAAGCATTTAATTCGGCAAGCATCCTTGGATGCTAGTTTAGCGGCTTCCTTACGTTTCACAATTTTAAATGAACCATGTGGGGAATACGAGTTTTTAGGTGTGCCTTTTACCTATGTTTCTTATTTTCAAAAAAACTGCCAAGTGACTGGATATCGTTTTGGGAATTTAGCTTATTTGACGGACATGTCTCATTATGATGATCAGATTTTGGATTATTTGAAGGGAGTTGAAACGGTTGTTCTTTCAACTTCATTAGGGGTTCTTCCTAAGGCTTTTGGAAGCCGCTCGCCCTCACATTTAACTTTGGAACAAGCGGATCATTTAGTGGAAAAGATAGGGGCATCACGTTTAGTGATAACGCATGTAAGTCACTATCTACACAAAGTATTGGAGCAGGATTCTGCAAGAGAGTGTGCTTATGATGGAATGGAGCTTTTATGGGAATAG